The following proteins come from a genomic window of Gimesia chilikensis:
- a CDS encoding M3 family oligoendopeptidase yields the protein MTDTASYPLTWELDSLYPNPAQPEFTAILQDCKSALEALVERVAQLADAGNPEQDAALWADFLTDYQAATAELSGLFAFLECCCAEDAHNKQYQVLMGRLASIRPLRENIETQLQLTLRELSAETIQQFCEQEPRLQEIRFFLEESKRGATLRLPKEQEILASELAVDGLHAWGRLYDRLSGDLKIQLMEKGELVERSPGQVQFDSPQRSIRENNFYAANKAWDTIADSCADALNHLSGTRLTLYKRLPVTDHLDAPLIYNRMQRSTLDTMWSVISERKQKLVRFLEKKAELLGLPRLCWYDLNAPLPLAGAESAELTYDRACELTVNSFAEFSSDLRDFAERSLRERWIEAENRAGKRQGGFCTTLPLKKQSRIFMTFTNSADSMSTLAHELGHAYHSYVLKDAPFVLSDYPMNLAETASTFAEAVLGEQRLKAAKTRDEELQILDGMLGDSVAFMMNIHTRFLFEDRFHQERASGELTPERFSELMFAAQQEAYMNALDDSGWNPSFWISKLHFYISELPFYNFPYTFGYLLSLGIYALADTFEDQSEFADKYRELLIATGCQLTEDAVAGTFGYDLSQAEFWNKSIDIIDRRVDRFLELADQAD from the coding sequence ATGACTGATACTGCCTCCTATCCGCTGACCTGGGAACTGGACTCGCTCTACCCCAATCCTGCGCAACCCGAGTTCACCGCGATTCTGCAAGATTGCAAAAGCGCACTGGAAGCCCTGGTGGAACGTGTGGCGCAACTGGCTGATGCCGGGAATCCAGAGCAGGACGCAGCACTCTGGGCCGATTTTCTGACAGACTACCAGGCAGCGACCGCAGAACTTTCGGGACTGTTTGCGTTTCTCGAATGCTGTTGTGCCGAGGATGCTCATAACAAACAGTACCAGGTGCTGATGGGGCGGCTGGCCAGTATTCGTCCTCTGCGCGAGAATATCGAAACGCAGCTGCAACTGACACTCCGCGAACTTTCCGCGGAAACCATTCAACAGTTCTGCGAGCAGGAACCCCGTCTGCAGGAAATTCGGTTCTTCCTCGAAGAGTCTAAGCGGGGTGCGACCCTGCGACTTCCCAAGGAGCAGGAAATTCTGGCTTCCGAACTGGCCGTCGATGGTTTACACGCCTGGGGACGGCTTTACGACCGGCTCTCCGGGGATCTGAAAATTCAGCTCATGGAAAAAGGGGAACTGGTAGAACGGTCCCCGGGACAGGTGCAGTTCGATTCTCCGCAACGGTCAATCCGTGAAAATAACTTCTATGCCGCGAACAAAGCCTGGGATACGATTGCTGATTCGTGTGCCGATGCGTTGAATCATCTTTCGGGCACACGACTGACGCTCTACAAACGGCTGCCAGTCACCGACCACCTGGATGCACCGTTGATTTACAATCGCATGCAGCGGAGCACACTGGATACCATGTGGTCTGTGATCTCCGAGCGGAAACAGAAGCTGGTGCGCTTCCTGGAAAAGAAAGCGGAGCTGCTGGGACTGCCTCGACTCTGCTGGTACGACCTGAATGCACCGTTGCCCCTGGCCGGGGCGGAATCAGCCGAGCTGACTTACGACCGCGCCTGCGAATTGACGGTCAACTCGTTCGCCGAGTTCAGTTCCGATCTGCGAGACTTCGCAGAACGGTCTCTGCGCGAGCGCTGGATCGAAGCGGAGAATCGGGCCGGCAAACGTCAGGGGGGCTTCTGCACAACTCTGCCTCTGAAAAAACAATCCCGCATTTTCATGACCTTCACCAACTCAGCTGACAGCATGTCGACGCTGGCGCACGAACTGGGACACGCCTATCATTCCTACGTACTGAAAGACGCACCGTTCGTGTTAAGTGATTACCCGATGAACCTGGCCGAGACGGCGTCTACCTTCGCGGAAGCGGTTTTGGGTGAGCAACGATTGAAAGCGGCCAAAACCCGCGACGAAGAGCTGCAGATTCTGGATGGCATGCTGGGAGACTCTGTCGCCTTCATGATGAATATTCATACCCGCTTCCTGTTTGAAGACCGTTTTCATCAGGAACGTGCCTCAGGGGAACTGACTCCGGAACGCTTTTCGGAACTGATGTTCGCTGCGCAGCAGGAAGCGTACATGAATGCCCTGGACGACTCCGGCTGGAATCCCAGCTTCTGGATCTCCAAACTGCATTTTTACATCAGCGAATTACCGTTTTATAACTTCCCGTACACGTTTGGTTATCTGCTCTCACTGGGGATCTATGCCCTGGCAGATACGTTCGAGGATCAGAGCGAGTTCGCTGATAAATATCGTGAACTTCTGATTGCCACCGGCTGTCAACTGACTGAAGACGCGGTGGCCGGGACATTTGGTTACGACCTGAGTCAGGCCGAATTCTGGAACAAAAGTATCGATATTATCGATCGACGCGTGGATCGTTTTCTGGAGCTGGCCGACCAGGCTGACTGA
- a CDS encoding homoserine O-acetyltransferase: protein MATQQELSETRQHSGVGLVQTRLATLFMPPDWLKLAGGGELGPIQVAYETYGTLSPEKDNAIFICHALTGDAHAAGYYEDDDEKAKPGWWDELIGPGRTLDTDKYFVICANVLGGCMGTTGPGSINPETNQPYRLNFPFITVGDIVEVHAALTRQLGIDQLLAVIGGSLGGMQVLEWAARFPDQLRSAICLASAAQLSAQGIAFNAVGRRAIKTDPEFKDGEYERGAGPRYGLALARMIAHITYLSDQSIEMKFGRRLQDHDTFTYEMLPEVEFQVESYLHYQGKRFVERFDANSYLYLTRAMDYFDLVSQHGSLTKALGQTNARFLIASYDSDWLFTTTQSKEIVRALIECGKHVSFIELKSPFGHDSFLIEIEQLQKLITPFLAQAYESRLAEKQS from the coding sequence ATGGCTACGCAACAGGAACTTTCAGAAACCCGCCAGCATTCAGGAGTCGGTCTGGTTCAGACCCGACTTGCGACCCTGTTTATGCCCCCCGACTGGCTCAAGCTGGCAGGGGGTGGCGAACTGGGTCCGATTCAGGTTGCCTATGAAACTTATGGCACCCTGAGCCCTGAAAAAGACAACGCCATTTTCATCTGTCACGCTCTCACAGGCGATGCCCATGCCGCCGGTTATTACGAAGACGATGATGAAAAAGCCAAACCGGGCTGGTGGGACGAACTCATCGGCCCCGGTCGGACCCTGGACACGGATAAGTATTTTGTGATCTGTGCCAACGTCCTGGGCGGCTGCATGGGAACCACGGGGCCCGGAAGTATCAATCCGGAAACCAACCAGCCTTATCGTCTGAACTTCCCCTTCATCACCGTGGGGGATATTGTCGAAGTCCATGCGGCTCTGACCCGCCAGCTGGGAATCGACCAGTTGCTGGCTGTGATCGGGGGCAGCCTGGGAGGCATGCAGGTACTGGAATGGGCGGCCCGCTTTCCGGATCAGCTGCGGAGTGCGATCTGCCTGGCATCCGCGGCACAGCTCTCCGCCCAGGGAATTGCGTTCAATGCCGTCGGTCGACGAGCCATCAAGACAGACCCCGAATTCAAAGATGGCGAATACGAACGGGGGGCCGGCCCGCGTTACGGTCTGGCCCTGGCCCGCATGATCGCTCATATTACCTACTTGTCGGATCAGTCGATTGAGATGAAATTCGGCAGACGTCTGCAGGACCACGATACATTCACCTACGAAATGCTGCCCGAAGTGGAATTCCAGGTGGAAAGCTACCTGCACTACCAGGGAAAACGGTTCGTCGAACGCTTCGATGCGAACAGCTATCTCTACCTCACACGGGCCATGGATTATTTTGATCTGGTCTCGCAACACGGATCGCTGACCAAAGCGCTGGGACAGACCAATGCCCGGTTCCTGATCGCCTCGTATGATTCCGACTGGCTGTTTACCACAACACAGAGCAAGGAGATTGTCAGGGCGTTAATCGAATGCGGCAAGCACGTCTCCTTTATTGAACTCAAAAGCCCCTTCGGCCATGATTCCTTTTTGATTGAAATCGAACAACTGCAGAAACTGATCACTCCCTTCCTGGCGCAAGCCTACGAATCGAGACTGGCGGAGAAGCAGAGCTGA
- the metW gene encoding methionine biosynthesis protein MetW, whose translation MTDKLLMEQIQPGSRVLDLGCGDGRLLARLRDERDASVLGMEIDITQHHGAIARGVPVIQADLDEGLHDIPDQAFDYVVLSQTLQQVLHPKQLLEEMVRVAHQALVVVPNFGNWRIRLQVLKQGRAPVTEVLPYEWYNTPNLHLMSMHDFQDLMRILGIEILKEIPIIKHRAVEKAWLANLRAQQILYVLQRQEQTTEHAPSKPATPLTF comes from the coding sequence GTGACTGATAAACTGCTGATGGAGCAGATTCAGCCGGGCAGTCGTGTACTGGACCTCGGATGTGGTGATGGGCGGTTGCTGGCTCGACTCCGCGATGAACGCGATGCTTCGGTCCTGGGTATGGAAATCGATATCACGCAACATCATGGTGCCATCGCCCGGGGTGTACCGGTAATCCAGGCTGACCTCGATGAAGGTCTGCACGACATTCCGGATCAGGCGTTTGACTACGTCGTCTTGAGTCAGACACTGCAACAGGTTCTGCACCCCAAACAGCTGCTGGAAGAAATGGTCCGCGTGGCCCACCAGGCGCTGGTCGTGGTTCCCAATTTTGGAAACTGGCGTATCCGTCTGCAGGTCTTGAAACAGGGGCGGGCTCCGGTGACGGAAGTGCTGCCTTATGAATGGTACAACACCCCCAACCTGCACCTGATGTCGATGCACGACTTTCAGGATCTGATGCGAATCCTGGGGATCGAAATCCTCAAGGAAATTCCGATCATCAAGCATCGTGCGGTGGAAAAAGCCTGGCTGGCCAACTTGCGGGCCCAGCAGATTCTGTATGTGCTCCAGCGTCAGGAACAGACCACAGAACACGCCCCGTCCAAGCCTGCGACGCCCCTGACCTTCTGA
- a CDS encoding ParA family protein, with product MRIIAIMNQKGGVGKTTSSVNMAAGLAMQGKKVCLVDLDPQGHASLHLGIEPFGNVPTAYDVFSGFKTLAETRQLVAKNLWVVPATLDLAATELELVDAEDREIVLRRAIQKMADTEPFDYLIMDCPPSLGVLTINALTAASEVIIPLQPHFFALQGLSKLFETTALVRRRLNRDLKVSGVVLCLYETGTRLAADVTDDLCAFLNESDPEAPWANAKIFQSRIRRNIKLAEAPSYGQSVFDYSSSCPGAKDYAGLVEEIIADEQAEQAPIQQAA from the coding sequence ATGCGTATCATAGCCATCATGAATCAAAAAGGGGGCGTCGGCAAAACCACATCCAGTGTGAACATGGCTGCCGGCCTGGCAATGCAGGGAAAAAAGGTCTGCCTGGTTGACCTCGATCCGCAGGGTCACGCCTCGTTACACCTGGGTATTGAGCCATTCGGAAATGTGCCGACCGCCTATGATGTATTTTCCGGGTTCAAAACGCTGGCTGAAACACGACAGCTGGTCGCGAAAAACTTGTGGGTCGTGCCTGCGACACTCGATCTGGCCGCCACGGAGCTGGAACTGGTCGATGCCGAAGACCGGGAAATCGTCTTGCGTCGGGCCATTCAGAAAATGGCAGACACCGAACCGTTCGATTACCTCATCATGGACTGTCCGCCTTCACTGGGCGTTTTGACGATCAACGCTTTGACGGCTGCTAGTGAAGTGATCATTCCGCTGCAGCCGCACTTCTTTGCGTTGCAGGGTCTTTCCAAGCTGTTCGAAACAACAGCTTTGGTACGACGTCGCCTGAACCGGGACCTGAAGGTCTCGGGTGTGGTCCTGTGTCTGTATGAAACCGGAACCAGACTGGCGGCTGACGTGACCGACGACCTGTGTGCCTTCCTCAATGAAAGCGATCCCGAAGCCCCCTGGGCCAACGCCAAAATTTTCCAGAGCCGGATTCGCCGCAACATCAAGCTGGCCGAAGCGCCCAGTTATGGACAGTCGGTATTTGACTACTCCAGTTCCTGTCCGGGAGCCAAGGATTACGCCGGTCTGGTTGAAGAGATCATCGCCGACGAACAGGCCGAACAGGCTCCGATTCAGCAGGCCGCCTGA
- a CDS encoding NADH:flavin oxidoreductase gives MAKYFKYKTPEDVVADSERLGCPIEVSDNFKVLYEPIPIGHLQAKSRLGIQPMEGCDGTTDGFPDELTYRRYQRFGAGGASLIWGEATAIGPEARMNPRQLMINDQTAPALEKMLAGCREAHAEVFGSDAGQVIGLQLTHSGRFSFEKPLLATHDQVLDPRTVDKGTGKIVDDSYPLLSDDDLKRIEDQYVTAAKLAQSIGVDFVDIKQCHRYLLSELLAAKNRPGEYGGSLENRTRLVRNVIQRIREECPGLVIATRMNGYDGIPYQGAGDDFIGEPCPHELPLQTAFGTNPDDHLQEDLTEPLEVARLLKEWGISMINISNGNPYANPHIVRPAEFPPTDGYHAPEHPLIGVARHFRIASQIQAAVPDIPVVGSGYSWLQDFAMHAAAANVEQGKISIVGMGRATLSQPEFAKLLQEEGRLKRKTVCRTFSYCTNLMRTKDHPLGQYPTGCPPFDKEVYDPLWKEAKAKLEAKQKAAEE, from the coding sequence ATGGCCAAATATTTTAAATATAAGACACCGGAAGATGTTGTTGCCGATTCGGAACGCCTGGGCTGCCCGATCGAAGTCTCAGACAATTTTAAGGTTCTCTATGAACCGATTCCGATCGGCCATCTGCAGGCGAAAAGCCGGCTTGGAATTCAACCGATGGAAGGCTGTGACGGCACCACCGATGGCTTTCCCGATGAACTGACTTACCGTCGTTATCAACGCTTCGGTGCCGGCGGGGCATCGCTCATCTGGGGTGAAGCGACCGCCATCGGTCCGGAAGCCCGCATGAATCCCCGTCAGTTGATGATCAACGATCAGACCGCGCCCGCCCTGGAGAAAATGCTGGCCGGATGTCGTGAAGCACATGCAGAAGTCTTTGGCTCGGATGCAGGCCAGGTCATCGGTCTGCAGCTGACACACTCCGGTCGTTTCAGCTTCGAAAAACCTCTGCTCGCCACCCACGATCAGGTGCTGGATCCACGCACCGTCGATAAAGGGACCGGTAAGATCGTAGACGACAGTTACCCGCTGTTGTCGGACGACGATCTGAAACGCATCGAAGACCAGTACGTGACCGCCGCGAAGCTGGCACAATCCATCGGCGTCGATTTCGTCGATATCAAACAGTGCCATCGCTACCTGCTCTCAGAACTGCTGGCTGCGAAGAACCGTCCCGGCGAGTACGGGGGATCGCTCGAAAACCGGACCCGCCTGGTTCGTAACGTCATACAACGGATTCGCGAAGAATGTCCCGGGCTCGTAATCGCCACCCGCATGAACGGCTACGACGGCATTCCCTATCAGGGCGCGGGAGACGACTTCATCGGTGAACCCTGCCCGCACGAACTGCCGCTGCAGACCGCTTTCGGCACCAATCCCGACGATCACCTTCAGGAAGATCTGACCGAACCGCTCGAAGTGGCTCGCCTGCTCAAAGAGTGGGGCATCAGCATGATCAATATTTCCAACGGGAATCCCTACGCCAATCCACATATTGTGCGGCCCGCGGAATTTCCTCCAACCGATGGCTATCACGCTCCCGAACATCCCCTGATCGGTGTGGCCCGGCATTTCCGGATTGCCTCACAGATTCAGGCAGCCGTTCCCGATATTCCGGTGGTGGGCAGTGGTTACAGCTGGTTGCAGGACTTCGCCATGCATGCTGCTGCGGCGAATGTGGAGCAGGGCAAGATTTCGATTGTCGGCATGGGACGAGCCACACTGTCACAACCGGAGTTTGCGAAGCTGTTGCAGGAAGAAGGCAGGCTCAAACGCAAAACCGTCTGCCGGACCTTCTCTTATTGCACCAACCTCATGCGTACGAAGGATCATCCACTGGGACAGTATCCCACAGGATGTCCTCCGTTCGACAAAGAGGTTTACGATCCGCTCTGGAAAGAAGCCAAAGCGAAACTGGAAGCGAAGCAGAAAGCCGCTGAAGAGTAA
- a CDS encoding SDR family oxidoreductase → MSKVIVITGVTQGLGRAMVSEFIAAGHTVAGCGRSPEPLAELSDQFGKPHHFTALDIADDQAVQAWADSVIAELGPPDLLLNNAAVINENAALWEIPAADIDSIIDVNIKGTINTIRHFVPAMLQSESGVIVNFSSGWGRSASGEVASYCATKWAVEGLTQSLAQELPPGMAAVPLNPGIINTRLLQSCFGSHADHYPTAEEWAEVAVPYLLGLSARDNGQSLTVPV, encoded by the coding sequence ATGTCAAAAGTAATCGTCATCACCGGCGTCACCCAGGGACTGGGACGGGCAATGGTGTCGGAGTTCATCGCAGCTGGTCACACAGTGGCCGGCTGTGGCCGCTCCCCGGAACCACTCGCCGAGTTGTCTGATCAGTTCGGCAAGCCCCATCATTTTACCGCGCTGGATATCGCCGACGATCAGGCCGTGCAGGCCTGGGCCGATTCGGTTATCGCGGAACTGGGGCCACCCGATCTGCTGCTCAATAACGCGGCGGTCATTAATGAGAATGCAGCGCTGTGGGAGATCCCCGCGGCCGACATCGACAGCATCATCGATGTGAACATCAAAGGGACCATTAATACCATTCGTCACTTTGTCCCCGCGATGCTGCAGTCAGAATCCGGTGTGATCGTGAATTTCAGTTCGGGCTGGGGACGTTCGGCTTCCGGTGAAGTGGCCTCTTACTGTGCCACTAAGTGGGCTGTGGAGGGATTGACCCAGTCGCTGGCTCAGGAACTGCCGCCGGGGATGGCTGCCGTCCCGCTGAATCCGGGAATCATCAACACGCGTCTGCTGCAAAGCTGTTTCGGCTCGCATGCCGACCATTATCCCACCGCGGAAGAATGGGCGGAAGTGGCCGTTCCCTATCTGCTGGGGCTCTCAGCCCGCGATAATGGACAATCGCTGACGGTACCCGTTTAA
- a CDS encoding ThuA domain-containing protein, translating into MSFRFLTVCCLLIFPLLTVTDVADAADAKTRILMLTQSKGYTHGSVKREKEQLSPSEIAMIQLGKQSGLFTVDCTQDAAADFTKENLQNYDIVMFYTTGMLPIKEADLQYFLNDWLKQKGHGFIGFHSATDTYKSYEPYWDMIGGSFNGHPWTAGNTVTITVHNTDFPAMKPFGKEFQVKDEIYQYKNWQPEKVHVLMSLNMEKCNPKRPYQVPVAWAKDWGQGKVFVNNMGHNPSTWTNPAFLDSVIGAIKWIRGDAPAAVPVNPELSKQEDAKAAAAVKAAEKK; encoded by the coding sequence ATGAGTTTTCGATTTCTGACAGTCTGCTGTCTGCTGATATTCCCCCTGCTGACCGTGACTGATGTTGCCGATGCAGCCGACGCCAAGACCCGTATCCTGATGCTCACCCAGAGCAAAGGTTATACCCACGGCTCCGTCAAACGGGAGAAAGAACAGCTGTCTCCTTCTGAAATCGCGATGATTCAACTCGGGAAGCAGTCGGGCCTGTTCACCGTCGATTGTACCCAGGATGCCGCAGCCGACTTTACAAAAGAAAATCTGCAGAACTACGACATCGTCATGTTCTACACTACGGGCATGCTGCCCATCAAAGAAGCAGATCTGCAGTATTTTCTGAATGACTGGCTGAAGCAGAAAGGCCACGGATTTATCGGCTTTCACTCAGCCACCGATACCTATAAGTCCTACGAACCTTATTGGGATATGATCGGCGGTTCTTTTAACGGCCATCCCTGGACCGCCGGAAATACAGTGACGATCACCGTGCACAACACCGATTTCCCGGCCATGAAGCCCTTCGGAAAAGAATTCCAGGTCAAAGATGAAATCTATCAGTATAAAAACTGGCAGCCGGAAAAAGTGCATGTGCTGATGAGCCTGAATATGGAGAAGTGTAACCCCAAGCGTCCCTACCAGGTCCCGGTTGCTTGGGCCAAAGACTGGGGGCAGGGCAAAGTCTTTGTCAACAACATGGGGCACAACCCCTCGACCTGGACCAACCCCGCGTTTCTGGATTCCGTCATCGGCGCGATTAAATGGATTCGCGGCGATGCACCGGCTGCGGTTCCCGTCAATCCGGAGCTGTCAAAACAGGAAGATGCCAAAGCCGCTGCCGCTGTGAAGGCTGCTGAAAAGAAATAA